One Malaclemys terrapin pileata isolate rMalTer1 chromosome 7, rMalTer1.hap1, whole genome shotgun sequence genomic region harbors:
- the PPP1R3C gene encoding protein phosphatase 1 regulatory subunit 3C, whose translation MNCTRMIQILDPRPLPSSMMPVDVAMRICLAHSPPLKRILSPLDDYQRRNFVNRFKPLRPCLNVKRESDCRNNDWNRSPSRAKKRVVFADSKGLSLTAIHVFSEIQEHPVWDLQYDLLDLEDITAGLKLHEEKNLILGFPQPSADYLDFRNHLQKNFVCLENCTLQERAVAGTVKVKNVSYEKKVQVRITFDTWKTYTDVDCVYMNNVYGDSDSDTFSFAIELPPAIPTQEKIEFCISYQSGEHIFWDNNEGQNYKIVHAEWKPDGVQAPASTKRDCTVPKIPRKTHETECEQLGSPRLSNGFFPEWQSWDRIENSSPYW comes from the exons ATGAATTGTACCAG AATGATACAGATCTTGGACCCAAGACCTTTGCCCAGCTCCATGATGCCCGTTGATGTGGCCATGAGAATTTGCTTAGCCCATTCGCCACCTCTGAAGAGAATTCTCAGCCCTCTCGATGACTATCAAAGAAGAAACTTTGTTAACAGATTCAAGCCTCTCAGACCATGTCTCAATGTGAAACGTGAATCTGACTGTCGAAACAATGACTGGAACCGCTCCCCAAGCCGAGCCAAGAAGCGAGTCGTGTTTGCAGATTCAAAGGGGCTATCTCTGACTGCAATCCATGTCTTCTCTGAAATCCAGGAGCATCCGGTGTGGGATCTTCAGTATGACTTGTTAGACCTTGAAGACATAACTGCTGGTTTAAAACTACATGAAGAGAAAAATTTGATTCTGGGTTTCCCTCAGCCTTCAGCTGATTACTTAGATTTTCGGAATCACTTGCAGAAGAACTTTGTCTGTCTCGAGAATTGCACCCTCCAAgaaagggctgtggcagggactgTGAAAGTGAAAAACGTGAGCTATGAGAAGAAGGTTCAGGTTCGAATTACCTTTGATACGTGGAAAACCTACACTGATGTTGACTGTGTGTATATGAACAATGTGTATGGTGACTCTGACAGCGACACCTTCTCATTTGCTATTGAGCTGCCTCCAGCCATTCCCACTCAAGAGAAGATTGAGTTCTGCATTTCTTACCAAAGTGGTGAGCACATCTTCTGGGACAATAACGAGGGTCAGAACTATAAGATTGTCCATGCAGAATGGAAACCTGATGGCGTTCAAGCACCAGCATCTACTAAGAGAGACTGCACAGTTCCTAAGATTCCAAGGAAGACACATGAAACAGAGTGTGAGCAGCTTGGCAGTCCGAGGCTGTCAAATGGCTTCTTTCCtgagtggcaaagctgggataGGATTGAAAACTCATCCCCATATTGGTGA